The Panicum virgatum strain AP13 chromosome 6K, P.virgatum_v5, whole genome shotgun sequence nucleotide sequence CCGAACAAAGCCTTCAGTGAAGCATACACTCACCACGATGTGTGTAGGTCGCCGGAACACTGACACTTGTGGATCATCACCCCGTCGACCAAGTCCCGCGACCGACCGGGGCAGTGCCCACAACGTGCAGGCCGCGATCAGGGACGATGCGGCCAAATGAGTAAGTTCAGGTCCTGTGAGGTTTAGTGTATGTGTGATAAGCCCGTTCGTTCTGGAACGGGACTGTAGCTTGAAAGGTAGCTTTAGCTAGCAGCTAGGTTCCGTTTCGAGATCGAACGAACCACTTCGTTCTACAAGTGTAATGTCACCAACAGATGGATGTATCTCCGATGATTCTTCATGCATGTTCCGATCAATAATGATCTAGCTTCACTCGCTTTCCAGTTCTTCGTCCTATATACCGTACCGGTGCCAAATTATTCTACGTGCAATGAAAAGGCCGATAGATCCGCAAAAATTGGTAAAGTTAGAGCCGCTGTACTGCCGACCGACACATGCGGCGGCTTTGTTGCTTTGCTTGACTAAGGTAATCAGCTACTGTACATGGATTTATTTTTTCACGTCACCTTCACCAGTACCATCAttcaccagggcagcagggGCGTAGAAAATGCATGAGCTAGCCCAGAGACTCGATCGATCGAGTAAAACTtgtttaatttttctttttgcttcaACTCAATTCAAATAACCGAGAAAACTAGTCTTTTATCCGATCgaattttttttcgaaagaccTTTATCCGATCGAATTACGATGAGTTTTACCGCATGCTCTAGCAGGCCCTTTCTCTCACCGGGCCCGGAGCTGGAAACTTCACCGGAGCTAGCTCTAGCTAGGCGGCGGTCTCGCTCCGTCGTCCAATCTCTGGCCGGCCGGTCCGGCAGACCGCCGTCAGGTACGGTCACCCCCACAGCAATTTGCTCGCAGCAGAGCAGGGTCGCAACCCGCCGCGCGCTTGGTTCCAATAAGCTGCCAGTGCCCCGAGCTCTCGCTCGCGCGATCGGTGGATCATGCGTGGACGTACGCGTACCGGTGGCGCACACGCAGCGGCGAGCCGATAgacggaggaggcggccggccggcagaGGAACGGAGCGTGCTTGCGCTCCGGCACGGATCGCGCGGTGGGCTCCGGGCCATTTACGGACGTGCCCGCGGGCAGGACGGACAGGCCAACCGACCGGCGTCCTCGGCGGCCGTTGACCATGCTCAGGCCTTTGGTGGCAGCTCCCAGGCAGCAACAAGCGCTACCGGCTTTGCTGCTCGATCTAGGACTAGGACCCCTCTCCATCTCCGTCCGTAGCTGGGGCTCATGTGGTCCGTCTGAGTTATGCACCAAAGTACCAAATAATCATGCACCAAAGACAAGTTTAAGAGATTGATAGCAGGGGGTTTATTTTGGAGTATGTATGCATTTGTTCTTGCCTGTTTGGACTAGTCTCATAGATGTACTTGCCAGATCGAGAACAGCTATATTAATTACTAGATCTATAAATATATAGGAGTACTCCTATATTAAATTCATTAAGTAAAATAAAGATGATGCAATTGAGTCACATTATTATCTTTACATATTCTTAAGCATTTGACGAGGTACAAGGCAATTCTGTATATAATCCTTaaacaagaaaatgaaaaaggaaCAAATTACACCAACTCTTCTAGCAATTTAGGGATTCAAGGGTGTAGATTACTAACTGCATAAGTTGCAGTTGTACGTCAAGAATTCTATTTTTATTAAGAATGGAATAGAAATTATGACACTGATGGACTGATCACTGATGGTCATTTACTAGCTGGAATGGCGAGGCGGCAAACAGATGGTTTTAATTTTGTCCTACGACGACTTGGCTAAATTGAAAAGGCAAAGAAATttcatcagaaaaaaaaaagaaatttgtGATGGGACCATCCACGATGGAATTTGACGTCTCAAGCTTCATATGCATACAGGCATTGTCTGTTTCTTTGGACAGAAATTAATACGGTAGGCCTTAGAttcatatgaaaaaaaaacgAGACAGAGAGAAACCACAAGGTTAGAATTTAATTTGGAAAATACTCCATCACGAATACTTGATGTACAGATCGAAAGATGCACCACAGTATGTAAAACATAGCTTTCATGGCCATTGTTTTTTATGTATGAATACATTTATTATGTATAATTTAAACCCTAGCACAGTTTTGATATTATGGAACCATTTCAGGACAAGTTCTAGTCATATAATATTCATGTCTCCCTATCTATATATTATAAAATATAGTTAAGTTCTAAGTGTTCCGCCCAAAGTTCGTCCAAAATATCATGTATTTAGGACTGAAAGAAGTAGCATATACAAGAAAAGGGAAAATATAACCAGCTAGTAGTATCAACAAAACAAATCAAAGTAAAAGAAAAAGATAGGTACCATTCCTTTAATCTTAATTTTATACTGAAACATAAATTTCAAGATCATGTAAACTCAATTTTCGAACGGAAGAATGCAAGAGGACAAAATTCAGCATAAATTATATCTGTATTTTTTTTCATCACTACTcatttagttattttttttccaattttcTGTCTTGCAAATGAAACCGAACCTGACCATTAAATTCATCATATATGGCTGTAACTCCTGCATTTGACAACTTTCAAGAGCTGATTAAAACATCTTTGCATGATTCCAAAAAGAAGAAACTTTGTTTACGCGGTTTTTTCCTATTTCTCCATCTTGAATTGCCCCTGAGAGCGAAATGTAGTGACGACTCTTGTCTCTTACCATTGATTTCGTGACTCGAGAGTGAAGCTGAAGCCCTCTCACATGTTCTGTTTGCAACAGTATCTGAACAAGAACAATTATAATAGTAGATCCAAACTAGCTAGCTTGTACCTCAGGTCGGCCCGGAAGGACGTTTCATGGTGCACACTAGAGGCAAAATGTTTTGTTTTATTTCTACAGTGTTTCTGCATAAGTTTCATGATGCTAAAAAGGTGCAATAATAATGATAGGACAAGTAAACCCCTCCCTTCTAAAAACAATAGGTAAAGGTAAAATACATTAGAACtgacttttcttcttcttttcttcaaaaaaaagccTTGTAATGCTCGCCAAAATATTTTCCGACGAACTATTTGCAAGCCACATCGTGCCAAGATCAACAATAATGCTCTATATATCGAGAAATCGCGTGAGAGACCTAGCTAGCTACTGCATGATGGAACAGAAaatttcttagttttttttttccgtcTAGGTGCAGGGaactctagctagctagctaatgaTGCCGCCGTCCGCACTAGAACGACGTATTAAGGATCCGTTCATCCGAACCTGTCACTGATTGGCTGATGCATGACGTACGAAATGGAATACCAGCTGGTTAACTTGTTGGGGCTGAGACGACCGGCGGCAGTCTTTTGATAAGGAGGCAGTACGTGTAGCAAATTTATTCCAAAAATGAACTTTTTCAGGGAATATACCAAAATTCGTACTAATACTACTTTAAATTTAAAACACACGGATGCAGTCTGTATTCATTAGCAGATCAGATAGGATGATACAGTGAAATAACTGTACCGTGGACGTGATTTCATAGGTCAAGAAAATGGGGTTATATATATTCAATGAAAAACGATCAAATGTTTGGTCCTATCATATATCCCAACAAAAGAACCCTTCATGGAGATATTTGGGCTGGCTGGACAGTCGGCAATTCTTGAAAGGTCCTGAGGTGTCAGAGAACAGATTCCGTGTCTGTGTGAGACATTATATTGACACATCATTTTCCGGAAAACAAAAGACAGGGATGGTTTATCTCTAACACATGCTACTTTGTGAAGAAGCCAGAAAAAAGAGGAGCAAGACTCCCCGCAAAATGGAAGAGAAATGAAGAGGTTGATGCAAGGGAACACGAGCACTGTGGCTTGTCAAGTCCAGAGAGGCCACCTAGCACACCCGGCAATcacctataaataggaccctcACCTTTAATTAGCACCGTGTGGTAACAACACAATCTTCCTTTCATACACATAAGCCTCTGTAGAGAGGCCAGAGACAAGCTAGCTCTAGCTAGCTGCTAGCTTTGCAGCGCCACGACCACTACTCTTTCTCCACCAGCTCCCCGATCCCCTTGACCGACCTCGCTCTGCACACTGTTCAAGATCAGCTAGCTTCGTTCCCATCCAGTCAGATCATCAAGGTCTTGATAGATCGCAGCCCTGAATGGACTTCGACATGCTGAATTCCCACCCGGAGGCGCAGCTGGAGCTGATGAACGCAATGCTCCAGCTGGAGCAGCTCACGTCGTTCCCTGACCACCACGGCGCCATGATGATGGTGCCCTCGACGACGCCCCACCACGTCGCCATGATGATGGTGCCCTCGAcgcccccgtcgccgccgtgcatgcagcagcagcaagctcaCCACCACTTCTCCTCCTCGGTGCCTCACCACATGTCCGCGGGCGGCGCCAACGGCCGCGCCACCTACCACGACCACCACCAGTACTCCTCCGCCGTCACTTCCCACGCGTCGTGCAACGGCAGCGCCCGCTCGGAGTACGCGGCGCAGGActaccctgccgccgccgcagccggcggcaacggcggagacggcgccaccgccgtgggGTCGTCGGCGATGCGGGAGATGATCTTCCgcgtggcggcgctgcagcCGGTGAACATCGACCCGGAGATGGTGCGGCCCCCGAAGCGGCGCAACGTGCGCATCTCCACCGACCCGCAGAGCGTGGCGGCGCGGATGCGGCGGGAGCGCATCAGCGAGCGCATCCGCATCCTGCAGCGGCTCGTCCCGGGCGGCACCAAGATGGACACCGCATCCATGCTGGACGAGGCCATCCACTACGTCAAGTTCCTCAAGACGCAGGTGCAGTCcctcgagcgcgccgccgccgccagcggccgccgcccggcggcaccggcggtggacgacggcggcgacgcgatCTACCCCGGCCGCATCAGCGGCCAGTGGTAGATCTCGACCGATCGTTGGCTCGCGCGCGGCCACCCCCTCCGGCAGTCATGCACGACCATGTTGTGCTCGATCATTCATCGCCGTCGGACCTGGAGCTTTGCACGTACGCACGCACTGCGACGAACACGCGCGCGTCGGCAGCACGTGTGTGTACGATCATATGTTGTGTAAAAATTAAGATGCACTTTGGCTAGACGCCCTACATTTTTACTAGTAGTACCTAGCTAGAGATGTTTTTTTACTGCCATTTGCATGCTTGCGACTATACTCTCGCAGCACATGCACACATGTAATAGCTTGTACATTGCACGCATCTCATGTTGTGAACGTGTTAATTTCCATTCGTCGCCACACACTCTATTTTCCATCATCACTTGACCTTGCTAGCTTCCTTTCCTTTGAGAATTAACCGTTTCACTAGAGGCGGATAAAAATGTGTTTTTAGAAACGGGTGCGGTATCCGCCCTTGTATTGCTTCTCGCAACTAGAATTATTATTTTGTAGGAGCGGGTTacgcccgcccctgaaaatccaGATGGGTCATGCCCTAACCCTTCCTTAGCTTGGAAATCTATTTTGACTAAGTCAACCCCTCTCCTTGCGTTGGAATGGATTGCTTTTTGACCCACCTCTGAAAATAAAAACAGGATGTTTCTACAAATTATTGTTTACATTGTTTCATGATTTCTTCATCATCGCGTATCTCCATAGTCTATACTGCCATCATCTTAATTATGAGTGTTTTACCGCCTGCAAAAAGCTTTGCCAGCTGTTAAAAACACAAAGGAAAAAACCCAGTCAAATCAAAGATGCTATACATGGAACCCTACGTACCCCGGCTACCCTGCTATCATCATACTCATAGCTGGGCAGGTGAGAAGAGATCGAGGACGCGAGCGATCCAACTTTCCGCGCACAGGGCGTGCTTGCACGGCGACGAGCAATGCAAGAACTGTTCCGCGCTGCCCGCACGCACGAAACGAGAAACCTGGCCGCgcctcggcgcgcgcggccgcgccccggccggccCGCTTCCTCGTCACCCCGTACGCCCGCGCACAGGGCCCGGCGCTGTGCGCGCACAGCCGCGGCCCGGCCGTGGGGACGGCGggggcgcgcgccgccccgAAGCGGGGCGGCCTGGGCATCGCTTTCCGACGGCGAGGCGATTCCGGCCGGTGCGCGACCGTCTCTGGCGCCGGCCATCGCCATGTGCGGTGTCAGGCTGATGTTAATGCCTCGGCAGTTGGTGTCTGACTGACTGATGACTGCCCGTCAGGCGTCAGTCCGTATCCTAGCCCGTTCCGTCCAAGACGAGGGTACCTGGTAACGAGGTGATAGTCTACAGGTGTGTCTGCTTGGACTGGACTCCGGTTCATTTCGGgtcgaagttgttcatgaagtcACATTTCTTTTTGGTTCAATTGAAATGCACGATccgtttcaaaaataaaaaagtgcgCGGTCCATTCTTTAACTTACCATCACCACGGTGTTATGTACATCCATCCATAATTCCATATATATAAATTCTAAAAATGAATATTCCGGCCTGAACATTTTTAAAGGATCAGAAACCTTGTTATATTTACACAAAATAATATTTAGGACTATAACGGCAACATCAAATATATTTAACTAACAACATGAAGACCAAAGGACGCGTCATTGCAAACTTGACTAAGGCACTGTTTGAGCACGCGGTGGCTTCTCCAAACACTCCTTCCTTCATGGAGAAGCTCTGCTTGTTAGCCTAGAATGTAGAAAGTTGGATTCTCTGATAAGTGAAATTGTTCTATTCGCCATTCAACTTCTTAGCCATCAACTTAAATGGGATTTCCGAGGGAAAAGGGTGGATGAAGGTGTGTGATGGTGAGCTCGGCGCTGATCATCAAGGAGGGGTAGCCCGTAGCCGTGGATCTGCAGGATAGAGCAGCACTGGTCGGTGTAGAGGTGAGGGGTGATAACAACCACCACGGAGGGGAGGGACAATTGTGGAGGTTGGCGCATTATGGTGAGGGGTGGCATGGGGCGGAAGAGCAGCGGTAGGCGTAGAGGTGAGGGGCGGCAGCGGCCATCTTCAGAAGGTGTAAGGATCGGATGAGAAGGCAAGGCTGGTGTGGGGTGGATGGGGCTGGTGGGGGAAAGCTCAGAAAGCTGACCTAGGGAGGTTTTGGTCTTATAGTGTAAACCAAGCTTTTGAAGTTTATGTTTTGGAGGGATTCCTCCATTTGGAAAGCTCACGGCTTTCGGAGTTTCCTAGGGAAGCAAAAGTTgctaaaaaaaatcccctcaaACAAGACTTTTAAGTTATGAACCTCATGCTAGGGATGTAGGCGGCCGGTGACACCATTGGTGAGGGTTAGCTAGCTAGTTTATTTATATCACGTTTTTCTAGCTTTAAAATCTAAGTTAGTTCCTTTTAATGATTTCTAGGTCTTTTTTGAAGCGTGAcccttcccctttccccttGCTACAGTAGGGAGCTGAGGTGGAAGGCGATTTTCTTGCCCCCGGACTAGATTCGCCCGCtttcccctcctctccggcgacctcgtcgccgccggagagggaggggaagccGAATCGTTCGGTGGTGTAGATAGTTTAGGTCTAGACTAGGTTCTAAGTTCTATCATTTTTGGGTGGCATTAGTTCGATGCACGCCgttgcttttgttcctctgcggcggcgtcggggttGGTGGTGATGGCGGAGCTGGCGTGTGGGTCGGCAAGTCCGGAGATACCTTTTCCGGCGGTGCTCCAGGAAAGCTTCGGTTGCCAGTGAAGCAAGCGACGACGTCTCCAtctgtggcggcgacggcgtcgagATCTGCTTCATGGCGGTGCCTTTTGTCTCTACTGCTCTGGGTGGACCAGGCGGCGGGCTGTGTCTACCTGTGCTGCTTCTTCGACGGCGGATGGGAAGACGGTGGATCTAGGCTCATCTTCGGCATGGCGGATGGCGCCATCGTCTTCCTCCCCTACTTCGTCGGCGACGGTACTAGGTCTGTTTTTCTTCGTCCTTGCGAAAGGGTGGAGATCCCTTGCATCCCTAGGGATGTGCCCTCTGTCTGCTTCGCTGCTTTGGTCAGCGTCGCGGGACTTCGCGTCTGgtcagcggcggcggtgtcggcggtggcggactgcgcttcctcttcctctctctgcGTGTCAGCGGCCGATATTCTTTCAGCGTCTACGATGCGTCCTGGTCTGGCCAGGCGTTGGCTCATGCGGCGTTTCCATGCTGTGGAGTCGCTCGTGGAGGAGGAAGGTGGATTCATCTTGGCCGGGGTGCTTGTCGCCGGCGGCCAGAAGCTTTGGAGTCAGGAGCTCCAATGGGGGTGCTGTGCTATAATTTTCAGTTCGTCCAGGGTGTTTTATGTAAAATTTCAGGGATGTACTGTGCTTCCTTTTTAACATAAcccctttcgcaaaaaaaatgaTTTCTAGGTCACTCCAATAACCTAAGAGGAAAAGTAGACTTGAATCCCTATTGGTCGATAGAGTCCTTTCCCGTGACAAAAATGCATACTATATATATCTTGAAATTGTGTAGACATGTGTGCTTGATACCTTCAATTCCCATATACTACTATATATAAGAGAAGCTGGATCATGTTACTCTCACTTATGTTTCTTACGACCTTTAGATCCAGTCACCATCTCCATCGCCATGATATATTCATTGCAGCTGAATAGCGCTTCTAAAGTTGACGGGTGTGGCATACCGTTGTATTCCGATCCATTTGATGTCAAAGTCACCATAATTAGCATGGACATGTGGTCCAAACCCATGCTGACGATTTGTCACATATAGGCATGTTAGGGAGATTTAGGCTTTAACAACAGTTCGCATTTAATCCATTCGCAAAAAAGTACAGTTAACCCAGCTTAATTAGGGACAAACGGACAAGTTTAAGGCATGCATGTTTGGATATCTCACTACAAGATTCGTCGTCACTTTTGTCCAGAGTTTCAACCGAAAATGGCGACGGTGGCTAGTAGCTATTTTATCACTGAACATtgtaaggccagtctcagtgaaaGTTTCATGGACACAGTTATCTAGACCGAGAACTGGGTAACTGTGTCAGAtaagtttcatggtgatgaaactctcctcacatttcatgaaactctagccttctctctccttgcTATGTCAACAAAAGTGAtggtatttaatgtcatgaaattcTCCATAaaactcccattgagactggTCTTAAGGTCGCGCTGATGTCTGGTCGGCAATTGCTCGACACTGATTCGTAAATGCTCTCGGTAAAGCTTTTAGGTAGGCAACCTTCGGCCATTAGAGCCAAAAGTTACGCTAAGCATGTGTCCCCATCGCCCACTGCACGTAACTTTTGGAAATCTAGTTCGTTGGGCTGGACCAGCAAATTGGACATCATTTAGAATACGACTTTTTCTAAACGAAATTAGAATAGGATTTTAGCTACGCATTAAAAAAACTATTTAGCTACGCATGCGAAATCCAAATACTCTGACAAGCGCTACATGCGCTACGGCAATCATCAAGGATTAACTGATGGATTAGTAATCACGACCGTCAATCAAGATGAACAGTGACATCTGGACAGATACCCGCCATACGACGCCTACGCATCCTCTCGCACTATTCATGCAAGTGCCGCACACGTTCACGATTCCAATCCCCGTTCTCTgtcagacccccccccccccccccccccccggccgggACGTGCACGTCGATCGTCAGCCGATCAGGAACCTGCTTCTGAACCGTCGAGTGGCTCCGGCACATGCAAGTACAGGTGAAAAATAGAGACGTTGGCATCATATCTGATGATCCGAGCTagagcgacggcgacgacggcggcggccaatgCTCGTCGTGGAGCCGCGCGCGATGATGCCGCGAGAAGACCGGGGGGCGCGCGAGGCGATGGTCCGCCACCACAAAGATCCAAGCCCTTGTACATGTGCCGCCCCCGTCGCAGCCATGTGCGGGGAACTCGCTAGCTCCGCCGTGGCCTGCCCCGAGCGTCCCGGCCCGCTCGACAGGTCGACCTGTCGCGAGACCGACGTGCTCAGTTCGGTACGTCCACCCCCGCAAggccgtcgtcgtcgacgacgaATCTCGTCTGGTATCTTCCACCGAGCGATCGAGCTCTCCTGGGATTTCACCGGCGAAGAGGAGAAATCTTTTCGGCTGCCTGTCGGCAGCCACAGTTCGGAGCTCGTCAGCGTCGCCCTGCCGTCGCCTCAGCCGATACGTGCCCTCAGGCAGTCAGGCTTCAGGACAGGAAGTCAGGAACacgggaaggaaaaaaaaaacgcgTGCTCTGAACCTGCTGCGTCCGGTCTGCCACCACAGTGCACGGGATATGCGATGCGAGACTTGACATCCCCATCAGTGAGAAAGCTTGGGGAGATCGTCGGATCGGGCCTCGCTGTCCCGCGGGGTGCGCGCGCTCAccacggccgccggcgtcccGGCCGGCGAACAGGTCGCGGGGAATAAAGGGCACGtgtcgcgcggcggcggcggcgtggggttGCTCCGCTACGGCCCCACACGGCAGGATTTGGTGTGGCTTAGCTCCGGCGGATTCAGAGCGCCCAGGTGCACCCCTCCCGGCGCCGACAAAGACCGCGGGCTGGCCGATGCCACCGGGTCGGCATCGTCACgccacgcgcgcgggcggcgggcgcccAGCAGCCGTCCAGCTCCGCCGGGCCCCCGATCCTACCAAaacctctccctctccaacaaaGCTGGCACCTTCCAGTTCCACGTTCCATCGACCGGCCCAAGATAAGCTAGCTTTGATTGGGTTCCTCATTGCTCCATCATTGGGCGCTCATCGCTTTTCTCCTTTCTTCGGCGACGTTGTTTTCCGCCATGGATTCGGTTCCGGCCAGCACAGACATGCTCCGGGATCCTTGGTGCGCAGTGCGGCCGGAAAGGGAAATTGTTGGCCACGGTGCATGCATGAAGTTATGAAGCTAGCCAGCTCAGCTAGCCTCCTTCCCTTCCTTCCTCGAGTGCCTGCACAGGCCGTCGACCACGATGCATCAGCATGACCCTGTGCGTGCTGCCAACATGTTATTAGCATCGCGTGTGGGGAGCCCACACTGACCAGTGTTTTTGTTCCGCGTACAGGTGTATGAGCGTGGATATCCACTTGGCCGGCCGGGATGGGGTGTGGTGGCGCGCGCGGACTGGACTGGAGAGGACGACGACCCGGAACCTGCTGAAATCGCACGCCGGCCCCTGCGTGTGTTGATCTCCCGTGACAGGAAGCCCTGTTAACCAGATCGGGACTCAACCCTGCCCAGGGCATGCCGGCCTCGGGCTCGGCCTACGCCTATCCAGCAGCCCGCGACGTGGACGCGACGCCAGACGCTTgccggcgatcgagctcgctcGATCTGCGCAACCAGGAGAGCCATCGCGTCAGATTGCGGGGCCCTGCCGGCCTCCAGACATGGACAGCGGCTGTCCCTGACGGGACCCCCTGCTGCTCACCGAACAGCACGCGCGCGCTCCACGACCCGGCCGATCGCTCGCCAACCCAGAACGGCCGGCCGGATCCGAGACCGGTCCGGCGAGCCGCCCGgcaagcgcgcgcgcgcgcgatcgagccagcgacggcgacggcgagacgAGGGATCGGTGGCCACACCGAACACATGCTTGGGGGAGCGCGGAGCCCCACGTGTACGTAGAGCCAAAACCGCGGCGAGATACGCACAGGGTTGAAACCACCCGCGGGAGAGAAGGAGGGTAACGTGACGACGTCGCGTCGGAACGTgcccggccggcgggcggcgccatcCCCGTGCACAGGGCCCGGCCGAGCGACACCGGAGCGAGAGATACGGGCGCGGGGGAGGGGTATCGATGGAGGAAGGCACCAAAGCTTCCTGTCCCCTCGCGTTATCGCCGGCCTTGgagcgcggcgggcgcgcgacGCGAGGCCGACCCCGGGGCGATCGCTGGCCGgacacgcgcgcggcgcgggtgaCGGGACCGGGTACCGAACCAGGCCGGCCGCGCGCACGCGGTGACTTGTACGCCGAGGTAGCTGTGTACACGTTACGCTCTGGCCGCGGAACACTTCTGACACCTCTCGCTGCTTGTGGACGGCGAGTGAGCCGGCAGGGGGGGCGGAGGCGTGCCGACGGCCACATGGGATGGCGCCGGGCGTTGGGGCGGCGAGCCAGTTCgtagggcggcggccggcagggcgGGCCCGCCCCAGATGACGATCGGAGGGATGGCGACGCGGGTCAGGGCGGTTGGACGGGACGGGAGGCGCTCTCTTCCGCGGGTCGTGATCAGGTCGTTGGATGGGGACTGAATGGGAAGGGAACGTGGTCGCGTGGCCGACGGTTAGTTGCTGCAGGCCACCAACGGTATGGTGTACCGACCATTAGGGTACTGTGGTTTCTGGCTCTTGACCCTTCCTTCATGTCCGTGTGCACCCATGGTTTCGACTGCCTCTGGCCACGCACCAATTGGTGGACTGTTGCTTTTCGTTATTTTCTTATAAAAAACCAATTGGTGCATATTAATTGTAGGAATCCTTTCAGagagatctttttttttctttgtttttacaACGACGCGACGATTTTCTCGTGGTGTTCATGCTCCAGAGACCAAATGCAGATGAG carries:
- the LOC120639229 gene encoding transcription factor HEC2-like isoform X2 → MDFDMLNSHPEAQLELMNAMLQLEQLTSFPDHHGAMMMVPSTTPHHVAMMMVPSTPPSPPCMQQQQAHHHFSSSVPHHMSAGGANGRATYHDHHQYSSAVTSHASCNGSARSEYAAQDYPAAAAAGGNGGDGATAVGSSAMREMIFRVAALQPVNIDPEMVRPPKRRNVRISTDPQSVAARMRRERISERIRILQRLVPGGTKMDTASMLDEAIHYVKFLKTQVQSLERAAAASGRRPAAPAVDDGGDAIYPGRISGQW
- the LOC120639229 gene encoding transcription factor HEC2-like isoform X1 produces the protein MDFDMLNSHPEAQLELMNAMLQLEQLTSFPDHHGAMMMVPSTPPSPPCMQQQQAHHHFSSSVPHHMSAGGANGRATYHDHHQYSSAVTSHASCNGSARSEYAAQDYPAAAAAGGNGGDGATAVGSSAMREMIFRVAALQPVNIDPEMVRPPKRRNVRISTDPQSVAARMRRERISERIRILQRLVPGGTKMDTASMLDEAIHYVKFLKTQVQSLERAAAASGRRPAAPAVDDGGDAIYPGRISGQW